The Methylomagnum ishizawai genome has a window encoding:
- a CDS encoding Ig-like domain-containing protein: MKQPLFPRARLAVWVAALCCLGGTASAHVANNDITTTGSADNGNFHRYGWIDGTNATLGDSHHIAEGNFFTFHLNVPSFVDIGFAEISGNGGTVTTSGGLDPAFSLYSGLLPQLAHDDTPYDPMFGNTVDLAPAGHVYLPHDGYRDTIDFSATGGKPYTGQFDALGDWSMANEDAIPGDPGSVDGNWAKIKYLTHVNANVTTLGANLMPSGAVNDAPESLTHYPLPAGDYTIAAGGAACDSPSIAACTNPSLWGRVTFSATANITPSFTGGATSLTIPVNIAGANLKPNLRVSDTDTGQTETWTQATAPAHGKLSFSGATAASGGTGITAGGTITYKPTANYSGADSFAVRVGDGLSSSVRTFAVTVKPNTVPSYNSAVTALKLAQNYGSNLRALLTVSDIDTGQTETWSQKTAPQHGTLKFTNTTADSGSTAINFGGTVVYQPAANYTGADSFAIQVGDGMATTVRNFTVTVGANTAPAFTGTTTALTLAQNVASNLRPYLTVGDTDNAQTETWSQQTAPAHGKLTFSNATAWSGSANITSSGTIAYTPTTGYSGPDSFAVKVSDGVATAVRTLTVTVQPNTVPSFVGTTTALKIVQNSAAVNIKPVLNVSDTNHGQTLTWKQAVAPAHGGLVFTNATATSGGTNIGPGGAITYQPTAGYSGADSFTVQVGDGVVSANRQFSVTVGPNAVPSFATPTNTLNVAKNGAAVNLKPRLSVGDIDLGQTETWSVATAPANGTLVVTGATAASGSTSITPGGTFTYQPKANWTGSETFKIKVTDSLGGTATSSFTMNVK; this comes from the coding sequence ATGAAACAACCCCTATTCCCACGCGCCCGGCTTGCCGTCTGGGTGGCCGCGTTGTGCTGCCTGGGCGGGACCGCCTCGGCCCATGTCGCCAACAACGATATCACCACCACCGGCTCGGCGGACAACGGCAATTTCCACCGTTATGGCTGGATCGATGGCACCAACGCCACGCTGGGCGATAGCCATCACATCGCCGAGGGCAACTTCTTCACCTTCCATTTGAACGTGCCTTCGTTCGTGGATATCGGCTTCGCCGAGATTTCCGGGAATGGCGGCACGGTGACTACCAGTGGTGGCCTGGACCCGGCGTTTTCCCTGTACTCGGGTTTGCTGCCGCAGCTGGCGCATGACGACACGCCCTACGATCCCATGTTCGGCAACACGGTCGATCTGGCACCGGCGGGCCATGTCTATCTGCCGCATGACGGCTATCGGGATACGATCGATTTCTCGGCCACGGGCGGGAAGCCCTATACCGGCCAGTTCGACGCGCTGGGCGATTGGAGCATGGCCAACGAGGATGCCATACCGGGCGACCCTGGCAGCGTCGATGGCAATTGGGCCAAGATCAAATACCTGACCCATGTCAACGCCAACGTCACCACGCTCGGAGCCAATCTGATGCCGAGCGGGGCGGTGAACGATGCCCCCGAATCCCTGACCCATTACCCCTTGCCCGCGGGCGACTACACCATCGCCGCCGGCGGGGCCGCCTGCGACAGCCCAAGCATCGCGGCCTGCACCAATCCCAGCCTGTGGGGCCGGGTGACGTTCAGCGCCACCGCCAATATCACGCCCAGCTTCACCGGGGGCGCGACCAGCCTGACGATCCCGGTCAATATCGCCGGGGCCAACCTCAAGCCCAACCTGCGGGTCAGCGACACCGACACCGGCCAGACCGAGACCTGGACCCAGGCCACCGCCCCGGCCCATGGCAAGTTGAGCTTTTCCGGGGCCACGGCGGCTTCGGGCGGTACCGGCATCACCGCTGGCGGCACGATCACCTATAAGCCCACGGCCAATTATTCCGGCGCGGATAGCTTCGCCGTGCGGGTGGGCGACGGCCTGTCCAGTTCGGTGCGTACCTTCGCCGTCACCGTCAAGCCCAACACCGTGCCCAGCTATAACAGCGCGGTCACGGCGCTCAAACTGGCGCAGAACTATGGTTCCAACCTCAGGGCGCTGCTGACGGTCAGCGATATCGATACCGGCCAGACCGAAACCTGGAGCCAGAAAACCGCGCCCCAGCACGGCACCCTCAAATTCACCAACACCACCGCCGATTCCGGCTCCACCGCCATCAACTTCGGGGGGACGGTGGTTTACCAGCCCGCCGCCAATTACACCGGCGCGGATAGCTTCGCCATCCAGGTCGGCGACGGCATGGCGACCACGGTGCGGAATTTCACCGTGACGGTGGGGGCGAATACCGCGCCCGCGTTCACCGGCACCACCACCGCGCTGACCCTGGCCCAGAACGTGGCTTCCAACCTGCGGCCCTATCTCACGGTCGGCGACACCGACAATGCCCAGACCGAAACCTGGAGCCAGCAGACCGCCCCGGCCCATGGCAAGCTGACCTTCAGCAACGCCACGGCGTGGTCCGGTTCCGCCAACATCACCTCCAGCGGCACCATCGCCTATACCCCGACCACGGGTTATAGCGGACCCGATAGTTTCGCGGTCAAGGTGAGCGATGGCGTCGCCACCGCCGTCCGCACCCTCACGGTGACGGTGCAGCCCAATACCGTGCCCAGCTTCGTGGGCACCACCACCGCCCTCAAGATCGTCCAGAACAGCGCGGCGGTGAATATCAAGCCGGTCCTGAACGTCAGCGACACCAACCACGGCCAGACCCTGACCTGGAAACAGGCGGTCGCGCCCGCCCATGGCGGCTTGGTGTTCACCAACGCCACGGCCACCAGCGGTGGCACCAATATCGGCCCCGGCGGCGCCATCACCTACCAGCCCACGGCGGGTTATAGCGGCGCGGATAGCTTCACCGTGCAGGTCGGCGACGGCGTCGTCAGCGCCAACCGCCAGTTCAGCGTGACCGTCGGCCCGAACGCGGTCCCCAGCTTCGCGACCCCGACCAACACCTTGAACGTGGCGAAGAACGGCGCGGCGGTGAATCTGAAGCCGAGATTGTCGGTCGGCGATATCGACCTGGGCCAGACCGAAACCTGGAGCGTAGCCACCGCGCCCGCCAACGGAACCCTGGTCGTCACCGGGGCCACGGCGGCTTCCGGTTCCACCAGCATCACGCCGGGCGGCACCTTCACCTACCAGCCCAAGGCCAACTGGACCGGCTCGGAAACCTTCAAGATCAAAGTCACCGATAGCCTCGGGGGCACCGCGACCAGCAGTTTCACCATGAACGTGAAATAA
- a CDS encoding fused MFS/spermidine synthase, translating to MNKPSTPGGTWPLYLTVTLSGAAVMILELLGTRIIGPFYGVSLYVWSALIAVTLVALALGYYLGGHIADRHPGFRLEHVLLSGALATVAIPYADGPVLAFTDPLGIRVGAFASASLLFMPSLTLLAMVGPYAIKRATRDLDGIGVAVGSVYAVSTLGSVAGTLLLGFYLLPRFGTRAILFSLGMALVAWALLLAWTGRRERAAAGASWWVWLVGLAVGLLSVAGYAQPLRQTPGFGLLHEAESIYGWVRVVEDEKNGYRLLLSDSSVLSAVETKTGRSLLNYQTFFRWIPLFRPEARHALLIGLGGGHVARDLNTAGIETDTIEIDPEVAQAARDYFGFQPLGKFIVGDARFEIKRLGGQRYDFIMHDCFTGGSEPTHLLSREMLGELRGLLGEGGVLAVNYVGFRSGEGSEAVASVYRTLKTLFPQLRVFTTEKEDFTDFIFLASDRPLEVDAHSQDRRVQVLLEHEYPVPENPPGIVITDDYNPMESLQVRKAETYRKVFMERIAYDLLLR from the coding sequence ATGAACAAGCCCTCCACCCCCGGCGGCACCTGGCCGCTCTACCTGACCGTCACCCTCAGCGGGGCGGCGGTGATGATCCTGGAATTGCTCGGCACCCGCATCATCGGGCCGTTCTACGGGGTCAGCCTGTATGTCTGGTCCGCGCTGATCGCCGTGACCCTCGTCGCCCTGGCCCTGGGCTATTACCTGGGCGGGCATATCGCCGACCGCCATCCGGGTTTCCGGTTGGAGCATGTGTTGTTGTCGGGGGCGCTGGCCACGGTGGCGATCCCCTATGCCGACGGCCCGGTGCTGGCCTTCACCGATCCCCTGGGCATCCGGGTCGGGGCGTTCGCCAGCGCCTCGCTGCTGTTCATGCCGTCCCTGACCTTGCTGGCGATGGTCGGGCCTTACGCCATCAAGCGGGCCACCCGCGACCTGGACGGCATCGGCGTGGCGGTGGGTTCGGTGTATGCCGTCAGCACCTTGGGCAGCGTGGCGGGAACCTTGTTGCTGGGGTTCTACCTGCTGCCGCGTTTCGGCACCCGCGCCATCCTGTTCAGCCTGGGGATGGCCTTGGTGGCCTGGGCCTTGCTCTTGGCCTGGACCGGCCGGCGCGAGCGGGCCGCCGCCGGGGCGTCCTGGTGGGTGTGGCTGGTCGGGCTGGCGGTGGGTTTGCTATCGGTGGCGGGTTATGCCCAGCCCTTGCGGCAGACGCCGGGCTTCGGCCTGTTGCACGAGGCCGAGAGCATCTACGGCTGGGTGCGGGTGGTGGAGGACGAGAAGAACGGCTATCGCCTATTGCTGTCCGATTCCTCGGTGCTGAGCGCGGTCGAGACCAAGACGGGCCGGAGCCTCCTGAACTACCAGACCTTTTTCCGCTGGATTCCCTTGTTCCGGCCCGAGGCCCGCCACGCGCTGTTGATCGGGCTGGGCGGGGGCCATGTCGCCCGCGATTTGAACACGGCGGGCATCGAAACCGACACCATCGAGATCGACCCGGAAGTCGCCCAGGCGGCGCGGGATTATTTCGGATTCCAGCCGCTGGGGAAGTTCATCGTCGGCGATGCCCGCTTCGAGATCAAGCGGCTGGGCGGGCAGCGCTACGACTTCATCATGCACGATTGCTTCACCGGCGGTTCCGAGCCCACCCATCTGCTGAGCCGGGAAATGCTGGGCGAGTTGCGCGGATTATTGGGCGAAGGCGGCGTGCTGGCGGTGAACTATGTCGGTTTCCGCAGCGGCGAGGGTTCGGAGGCGGTGGCTTCGGTTTACCGCACGCTCAAGACCTTGTTCCCGCAACTCCGGGTTTTCACCACCGAGAAAGAGGATTTCACCGATTTCATCTTCCTGGCTTCCGACCGGCCTTTGGAGGTCGATGCCCACAGCCAGGACCGGCGCGTCCAGGTGTTGCTGGAACATGAATACCCTGTGCCGGAAAACCCCCCAGGCATCGTCATCACCGACGACTACAACCCCATGGAAAGCTTGCAGGTCCGCAAGGCCGAGACCTACCGTAAGGTGTTCATGGAGCGGATCGCCTACGATTTGTTGCTGCGCTGA
- a CDS encoding cytochrome P450 yields MSSIDLNSPEFLADPYPAFRRLRETAPLFPLQPGVWLATRYAEADRILRDPRFAKDYLSTVARRYGPDAVQEPVFQVVNRFMLVMNPPEHLRLRALVGKAFGVKQAAELRRLALDVAETLVDGFIAQGRADLMAALAYPLPVRVICAMLGLRLEESLEFQRETQALARVFEMSRLVRADIDAANHAAQVFDGYFRAICQARRKAPGGDLISLLLRAEEGDQRLSEDEIVANITLLFVAGHETTANMLGNTLLTLHRHPDQLARLKAHPGLLPQAVHEALRYEAAVQIAARTALEDVELGGVGVRRGETLYVGLGAANRDPQVFPEPDAFRIDRPDTAPNPLSFGGGVHYCLGARLARIELETALSVLFRRLPGLELPDSDRPRWKPSLTIRGLERLEAVW; encoded by the coding sequence ATGTCATCCATCGATCTGAACAGCCCGGAATTCCTCGCCGACCCCTATCCCGCTTTCCGGCGGCTGCGCGAAACCGCGCCCCTGTTCCCCTTGCAGCCCGGCGTCTGGCTGGCGACCCGCTACGCCGAGGCCGACCGCATCCTGCGCGATCCCCGTTTCGCCAAGGATTATCTGTCCACCGTGGCGCGGCGCTACGGCCCGGACGCGGTCCAAGAGCCGGTGTTCCAGGTGGTCAACCGCTTCATGCTGGTGATGAACCCGCCCGAGCATCTCCGCTTGCGGGCCTTGGTCGGCAAGGCGTTCGGGGTGAAGCAGGCGGCGGAATTGCGGCGCTTGGCCCTGGACGTGGCCGAAACCCTGGTGGATGGGTTCATCGCACAGGGCCGGGCCGATCTGATGGCGGCTTTGGCCTATCCGCTGCCGGTGCGGGTGATTTGCGCCATGCTGGGTTTGCGCCTGGAGGAAAGCCTGGAATTCCAGCGCGAAACCCAAGCCCTGGCCCGCGTGTTCGAGATGTCCCGGTTGGTCCGCGCCGATATCGACGCCGCCAACCACGCGGCCCAGGTGTTCGACGGCTATTTCCGGGCGATCTGCCAAGCGCGGCGCAAAGCGCCGGGCGGCGATTTGATCTCGCTGCTGCTGCGGGCCGAGGAAGGCGACCAGCGTTTGAGCGAGGACGAGATCGTCGCCAATATCACCCTCCTGTTCGTGGCCGGGCACGAAACCACGGCCAATATGCTGGGCAACACGCTGTTGACCCTCCACCGCCACCCGGACCAACTCGCCCGGCTCAAGGCCCATCCCGGATTATTGCCCCAAGCCGTCCACGAAGCCCTGCGCTACGAAGCCGCCGTGCAGATCGCCGCCCGCACCGCGCTGGAGGATGTGGAACTGGGCGGCGTCGGCGTGCGCCGGGGCGAAACCCTCTATGTCGGCCTGGGCGCGGCCAACCGCGACCCCCAGGTCTTCCCCGAACCCGACGCCTTCCGCATCGACCGCCCGGACACCGCGCCCAATCCCTTGTCCTTCGGCGGCGGGGTGCATTATTGCCTGGGGGCGCGGCTGGCCCGCATCGAGCTGGAAACCGCGCTTTCGGTGTTGTTCCGGCGCTTGCCGGGGCTGGAGCTACCGGACAGCGACCGGCCCCGTTGGAAACCTTCGTTGACCATCCGGGGCTTGGAGCGGCTGGAAGCGGTGTGGTGA
- a CDS encoding NAD(P)-binding protein codes for MHRRSFCLSLLSGLGGSLIPASPGPDSRPAGELLGPSFLTGHQLRGKDWPSPTEHRAIPLLIVGGGIAGLSAAWWLKRNGFESFRLLELEQQPGGNARWGENPISAYPWGAHYLPLPGVELPWVRLLLADLGVLLGDPAAPEPRYDERHLCFAPQERLFLHGAWQEGLLPKRGVARRDLAQYQRFAEAMRGYRDTVGKDGRRAFALPMAQSSRDPRFLALDRGSMRDWLLAEGYDSPYLHWYVDYACRDDFGCAAADTSAWAGLHYFASRTGAAEEAREGAVLTWPEGNGWIVRRLLERLDPWIERGQLAFRIKETDSGVTVDVWNPASQTATRWQAAQVVWAAPSFLLPHVCPAWPEPQRRALAGFDYAPWLVANLNLRDFPEPRHGAPLAWDNVLYQSPSLGYVVATHQHWRSRERGTVLTYYRPLSELAPAQGRKLLSNRSGYDWTEAILADLARPHPDIRAITERVDLFRWGHAMARPRPGFLWDGGRELVAEGSGRIHPAHSDLSGFSLFEEAQYRGIVAAQAALAGVS; via the coding sequence ATGCATCGCCGCTCCTTCTGCCTTTCCCTCCTATCTGGCCTGGGTGGAAGCCTGATTCCCGCCTCCCCCGGCCCCGATTCCCGCCCCGCTGGCGAACTACTCGGCCCCTCTTTCCTGACCGGCCACCAACTGCGCGGCAAGGACTGGCCCTCCCCCACCGAACACCGCGCCATTCCCCTGCTCATCGTCGGCGGTGGCATCGCCGGACTCTCCGCCGCATGGTGGCTGAAGCGCAACGGCTTCGAGTCCTTCCGCCTGCTGGAACTGGAACAACAACCCGGCGGCAATGCCCGCTGGGGCGAGAATCCCATCTCGGCCTATCCCTGGGGGGCACATTATCTGCCGTTGCCCGGCGTGGAATTGCCCTGGGTGCGGCTGTTGCTGGCCGATTTGGGCGTGCTGCTGGGCGACCCCGCCGCACCGGAACCACGCTACGACGAACGCCATCTCTGCTTCGCGCCCCAGGAACGGCTGTTCCTGCACGGCGCTTGGCAGGAGGGCTTGCTGCCCAAGCGCGGCGTGGCCCGCCGCGACCTGGCCCAATACCAGCGCTTCGCCGAAGCCATGCGCGGCTACCGCGATACCGTGGGCAAGGATGGCCGCCGCGCCTTCGCCCTACCCATGGCGCAAAGTTCCCGCGACCCGCGTTTCCTGGCGCTGGACCGGGGTTCGATGCGCGATTGGCTGCTGGCCGAAGGCTACGATTCGCCCTATCTGCATTGGTATGTGGACTATGCCTGCCGCGACGATTTCGGTTGCGCCGCCGCCGACACTTCGGCCTGGGCCGGCCTCCATTATTTCGCCAGCCGCACCGGCGCGGCGGAGGAAGCCCGCGAGGGCGCGGTGCTGACCTGGCCCGAGGGCAATGGCTGGATCGTACGCCGCTTGCTGGAACGGCTGGACCCCTGGATCGAGCGCGGACAGCTGGCGTTCCGCATCAAGGAAACCGATAGCGGCGTGACGGTCGATGTCTGGAATCCGGCCAGCCAAACCGCGACCCGCTGGCAAGCCGCCCAGGTCGTCTGGGCCGCGCCGAGTTTCCTGCTACCCCATGTCTGCCCGGCGTGGCCGGAACCACAGCGGCGGGCGCTGGCCGGTTTCGATTACGCGCCCTGGCTGGTGGCGAACCTGAACCTGCGGGATTTCCCCGAGCCCCGGCACGGCGCGCCCCTGGCCTGGGACAATGTGCTGTACCAAAGCCCCTCGCTGGGCTATGTGGTCGCCACCCACCAGCATTGGCGCAGCCGGGAACGCGGCACGGTGCTGACCTATTACCGGCCCCTCAGCGAACTCGCCCCGGCGCAAGGCCGCAAGCTGCTGTCGAACCGCAGCGGCTACGACTGGACCGAAGCCATCCTGGCCGATCTGGCCCGGCCCCATCCCGACATCCGCGCCATCACCGAGCGGGTCGATTTGTTCCGCTGGGGCCATGCCATGGCGCGGCCCCGTCCGGGTTTCCTGTGGGACGGCGGGCGGGAACTCGTGGCGGAAGGTTCCGGGCGCATCCATCCGGCCCATTCCGATCTTTCGGGGTTTTCGCTGTTCGAGGAAGCCCAATACCGCGGCATCGTGGCCGCGCAAGCCGCTTTGGCCGGGGTCTCGTAG
- a CDS encoding fatty acid desaturase → MSTPAKTFAEGIPGAARQALSLWWLGFGLCLFLPACTLAFLLTGPHGAASALLWTLPVWLLIAADHWGPAERRMVPQAAPGWFFDGLLYALVLLQILNILGMGWMVARLPWATAADWGTGCANLVALRILVGTNSCCAAIAPAHELIHRRGRFQRLLGRLLLVTVGYDHFSIAHRRGHHAKLGGAGDPSTARVDEDYATFLRRSVAAQWRIAWRAERGSALLGLMAETGLALAFGWAFGPLALTMLVYQAVVAVKLLEAVNYFQHFGLTQDSGRAGATAWNCDSAVSLFMFLGLTRHADHHRHAATPYPRLRSLDAGPALPCGYLWAAIWVKNHSAGYRSWADPFLAPTRGQTYMSRMP, encoded by the coding sequence ATGTCCACGCCAGCCAAAACCTTTGCGGAAGGGATTCCCGGTGCGGCCCGTCAAGCCTTATCCCTATGGTGGCTGGGCTTCGGGCTGTGCCTGTTCCTCCCCGCATGCACCCTCGCCTTCCTGCTGACGGGCCCCCATGGCGCGGCATCCGCCCTGCTGTGGACCCTGCCGGTCTGGCTGTTGATCGCCGCCGACCATTGGGGACCGGCGGAACGGCGGATGGTTCCACAGGCGGCACCGGGCTGGTTCTTCGACGGGCTGTTGTATGCCTTAGTATTGCTGCAAATCCTCAATATCCTGGGGATGGGCTGGATGGTGGCGCGGTTGCCCTGGGCCACGGCGGCGGATTGGGGCACGGGATGCGCCAACCTCGTGGCCTTGCGGATTTTGGTCGGCACCAATTCCTGTTGCGCCGCCATCGCCCCCGCCCATGAATTGATCCACCGGCGCGGACGGTTCCAACGTTTGCTCGGGCGCTTGCTGCTGGTCACGGTGGGCTACGATCATTTTTCTATCGCCCACCGCCGGGGCCATCATGCCAAACTGGGCGGGGCCGGAGACCCCTCCACCGCCCGCGTGGACGAGGATTACGCTACTTTCCTCCGGCGTTCGGTGGCGGCGCAATGGCGGATCGCCTGGCGGGCGGAGCGGGGTTCGGCGCTGCTGGGATTGATGGCGGAAACCGGGCTGGCGCTGGCGTTCGGCTGGGCGTTCGGGCCGCTGGCCCTGACGATGCTGGTCTATCAAGCCGTGGTGGCGGTGAAGCTATTGGAGGCGGTGAATTATTTCCAGCATTTCGGCCTGACCCAGGACTCGGGCCGGGCCGGGGCGACGGCCTGGAACTGCGATTCCGCCGTGAGCCTTTTTATGTTCCTGGGGCTGACCCGCCACGCCGACCACCACCGCCACGCCGCCACGCCCTACCCTCGCCTGCGGAGTTTGGACGCAGGCCCGGCCCTGCCCTGCGGGTATCTGTGGGCGGCGATTTGGGTGAAGAACCATAGCGCGGGTTATCGGAGTTGGGCAGACCCATTCCTTGCTCCCACCCGCGGCCAGACCTACATGTCGCGTATGCCGTAA
- a CDS encoding carbamoyltransferase family protein translates to MNIIETAKTYYIGLCATYHDPALAIVDAEGNVLYAEATERYLQYKRALNHAPDDLYLLPTLLREYCPDARRFVVATNWRARRPFYERLARTLGWLTPQGILGYRGRQLTACVETWELNHMQACQHHALRRSGIGLARALRRDFPGVPVDFRHYDHHLAHAALACQGSPFATAACAVIDSYGEQGSLAFFEYSGGKLVPRHTARGPESLGFFYMKLTELCGFEWMGGEEWKTMGLAAYGRIDEEALGWLRAMIRVEGLRLVQDRAGFFQMLKHLESRRRGPHLPPETAADLAHTGQYFFAETVGRLLNNLHGLGISGNLALGGGCALNSAYNGQILAGTPFEALYVPPAPADDGTALGAAWLAFGEEHPGMAVAPRQLAPYLGSRIRDEAIERYARHSGLPVEYLPEGAMVPRAARLLAEGKILGWAQGRAEFGPRALGNRSILADPRTQDMGERINRDVKFRERFRPYAPAILHEYGPEYFEDYQETPYMDRTLRFRPEARGKVPAVVHADGTGRLQTVKAEWNPMFHALLAEFHRLGGVPVLLNTSFNVMGKPIVHGVEDAMAVFLGSGLDALALGDWLFKKPGMRI, encoded by the coding sequence ATGAATATTATAGAGACAGCGAAAACCTACTATATCGGCCTATGCGCCACCTACCACGACCCGGCCTTGGCCATCGTGGATGCCGAGGGAAACGTGTTATACGCCGAAGCCACCGAGCGTTATCTGCAATATAAACGGGCGCTGAACCACGCGCCGGATGATTTGTATTTATTGCCCACCCTGTTGCGGGAATATTGCCCCGATGCCCGGCGCTTCGTGGTCGCCACGAACTGGCGGGCGCGGCGTCCTTTCTACGAGCGCTTGGCCCGGACCTTGGGCTGGCTCACCCCCCAGGGCATCCTCGGCTACCGGGGGCGGCAGTTGACCGCCTGCGTCGAAACCTGGGAGCTCAACCATATGCAGGCTTGCCAGCACCACGCCCTGCGCCGTTCCGGGATCGGGCTGGCCCGCGCCCTGCGGCGGGATTTTCCCGGTGTGCCGGTGGATTTCCGCCATTACGACCATCATCTGGCCCATGCCGCGCTGGCCTGCCAGGGTAGCCCGTTCGCGACGGCGGCTTGCGCCGTGATCGACTCCTACGGCGAACAGGGCTCGCTGGCGTTCTTCGAGTATAGCGGCGGGAAACTGGTTCCCCGCCATACGGCGCGGGGACCGGAGAGCCTTGGGTTCTTTTACATGAAGCTCACCGAATTATGCGGCTTCGAGTGGATGGGCGGCGAGGAATGGAAAACCATGGGGCTGGCCGCCTATGGCCGTATCGACGAGGAGGCGTTGGGCTGGCTCCGGGCCATGATCCGGGTGGAGGGTTTGCGGCTGGTGCAGGACCGCGCCGGTTTCTTCCAGATGCTCAAGCACCTGGAAAGCCGCAGGCGCGGCCCGCACCTCCCGCCGGAAACCGCCGCCGATTTGGCCCATACCGGACAATATTTCTTCGCGGAAACCGTCGGGCGCTTGTTGAACAACCTGCATGGCCTGGGGATTTCCGGGAATTTGGCGTTGGGTGGCGGCTGTGCGCTGAACTCGGCCTACAACGGGCAAATCCTGGCCGGGACGCCGTTCGAGGCGCTTTACGTGCCGCCCGCGCCCGCCGACGATGGCACGGCCTTGGGGGCGGCTTGGCTGGCGTTCGGCGAGGAACATCCGGGCATGGCCGTAGCGCCGCGCCAACTGGCTCCCTACCTGGGCAGCCGCATCCGGGACGAGGCCATCGAGCGCTATGCCCGTCATTCCGGGCTGCCGGTCGAGTATCTGCCGGAGGGGGCCATGGTGCCGAGGGCGGCGCGGTTGTTGGCGGAGGGCAAAATCCTGGGCTGGGCGCAGGGGCGGGCCGAATTCGGTCCCCGCGCCTTGGGCAACCGTTCCATCCTGGCCGATCCCCGTACCCAGGACATGGGGGAGCGCATCAACCGGGACGTGAAGTTCCGCGAGCGCTTCCGGCCCTATGCCCCGGCCATCCTGCACGAATATGGCCCGGAGTATTTCGAGGATTACCAGGAAACCCCGTACATGGACCGCACTTTGCGGTTCCGCCCGGAGGCGCGGGGGAAAGTGCCCGCCGTGGTCCATGCCGATGGCACCGGGCGGCTGCAAACCGTGAAGGCGGAATGGAATCCTATGTTCCATGCCTTGCTGGCCGAATTCCATCGGCTGGGCGGGGTGCCGGTCCTGCTCAACACCAGTTTCAATGTCATGGGCAAGCCTATCGTGCATGGGGTGGAGGATGCCATGGCGGTGTTCCTGGGTTCGGGCCTGGATGCCTTGGCGCTGGGGGATTGGCTGTTCAAGAAGCCGGGGATGCGGATATGA